A window of Papilio machaon chromosome 1, ilPapMach1.1, whole genome shotgun sequence contains these coding sequences:
- the LOC106713307 gene encoding uncharacterized protein LOC106713307 isoform X2, with protein MPVLERFQVKLPLECPFHPARDIFAPQHAAKLQHRASQWTCAFCGKSFYEERHLDTHFDQRHKNQINKAEDAVCLADYCDIMRCQVLAAHGLLSGVGKPVTDVEVWRDLEAARRALAPAGARGLVRAPQRRRQRPRSGAPPAPDCPRTDPNAEGPETEEKRREENEGDTNQTAELCDADTVESSLPPDSRQKRLADLQAERAACDPLRLQAIKVRCEKVVHSCIATLLLHLTQHQFTELEEEMQRAVCWYLSCDRYWEEAAPAARAFPWPLLLALATGLALALCMCYYIIWIVFDSEEGSVAGSASVSLTTHSSPTRGERLAAEEALDEEQDDHYIYVTYPPELKRRLLESCYNRTTRL; from the exons aTGCCAGTACTAGAAAGATTTCAG GTAAAGCTGCCATTGGAGTGTCCGTTCCACCCGGCACGCGACATTTTCGCGCCGCAGCATGCCGCCAAGCTGCAACACCGCGCCTCGCAGTGGACCTGCGCCTTCTGCGGCAAGTCCTTTTACGAGGAGCGACACCTCGACACGCACTTCGACCAGCGACACAAGAACCAGATTAACAAG GCGGAGGATGCGGTATGCCTGGCGGACTACTGCGATATAATGCGGTGCCAGGTGCTGGCGGCGCACGGGTTGCTGAGCGGCGTAGGCAAGCCCGTCACAGATGTGGAGGTATGGCGCGACCTGGAGGCGGCGCGGCGTGCGCTGGCACCGGCGGGGGCGCGAGGTTTAGTGCGCGCGCCGCAGCGCCGCCGTCAGCGCCCCCGCTCCGGAGCCCCGCCGGCACCCGATTGCCCGAGAACTGATCCAAATGCTGAAGGTCCTG AAACAGAAGAGAAAAGAAGAGAAGAAAACGAGGGCGACACAAATCAAACAGCAGAGCTATGCGACGCTGATACAGTGGAGTCGTCGTTGCCTCCTGACAGCAGACAAAAGAGATTAGCGGACTTGCAAGCGGAGCGCGCGGCTTGCGATCCCTTGAGGTTACAAGCAATCAAG GTGCGCTGTGAAAAAGTCGTTCATTCCTGCATTGCTACTCTCCTGTTGCATCTAACACAACACCAGTTTACGGAATTAGAAG AGGAGATGCAGCGAGCGGTGTGCTGGTACCTGAGCTGCGACCGGTACTGGGAGGAGGCGGCACCCGCCGCGCGGGCCTTCCCCTGGCCGCTGTTGCTGGCGCTGGCCACCGGCCTGGCACTCGCTCTCTGCATGTGCTACTACATCATATGGATCGTCTTCGA TTCTGAGGAGGGCAGCGTGGCGGGCAGCGCGTCGGTGTCTCTGACGACGCATTCGTCGCCGACGCGCGGCGAGCGGTTGGCGGCCGAAGAAGCACTGGATGAGGAGCAGGACGACCACTACATCTACGTCACCTATCCCCCCGAGCTGAAGCGCCGCCTGCTCGAGAG ctGCTACAATAGAACAACTCGACTTTGA
- the LOC106713307 gene encoding uncharacterized protein LOC106713307 isoform X1, protein MRTTSFSLEVLALLFLTLIPWPGPSVFKITCSRDNSKIVRKVIQNKWMPVLERFQVKLPLECPFHPARDIFAPQHAAKLQHRASQWTCAFCGKSFYEERHLDTHFDQRHKNQINKAEDAVCLADYCDIMRCQVLAAHGLLSGVGKPVTDVEVWRDLEAARRALAPAGARGLVRAPQRRRQRPRSGAPPAPDCPRTDPNAEGPETEEKRREENEGDTNQTAELCDADTVESSLPPDSRQKRLADLQAERAACDPLRLQAIKVRCEKVVHSCIATLLLHLTQHQFTELEEEMQRAVCWYLSCDRYWEEAAPAARAFPWPLLLALATGLALALCMCYYIIWIVFDSEEGSVAGSASVSLTTHSSPTRGERLAAEEALDEEQDDHYIYVTYPPELKRRLLESCYNRTTRL, encoded by the exons ATGAGGACCACGTCGTTCTCCCTCGAG gTCCTGGCCCTTCTCTTTCTCACGCTGATCCCGTGGCCGGGGCCGTCGGTTTTCAAGATCACTTGTTCACGTGACAACTCCAAAATTGTGCGAaaagttatacaaaacaaatggaTGCCAGTACTAGAAAGATTTCAG GTAAAGCTGCCATTGGAGTGTCCGTTCCACCCGGCACGCGACATTTTCGCGCCGCAGCATGCCGCCAAGCTGCAACACCGCGCCTCGCAGTGGACCTGCGCCTTCTGCGGCAAGTCCTTTTACGAGGAGCGACACCTCGACACGCACTTCGACCAGCGACACAAGAACCAGATTAACAAG GCGGAGGATGCGGTATGCCTGGCGGACTACTGCGATATAATGCGGTGCCAGGTGCTGGCGGCGCACGGGTTGCTGAGCGGCGTAGGCAAGCCCGTCACAGATGTGGAGGTATGGCGCGACCTGGAGGCGGCGCGGCGTGCGCTGGCACCGGCGGGGGCGCGAGGTTTAGTGCGCGCGCCGCAGCGCCGCCGTCAGCGCCCCCGCTCCGGAGCCCCGCCGGCACCCGATTGCCCGAGAACTGATCCAAATGCTGAAGGTCCTG AAACAGAAGAGAAAAGAAGAGAAGAAAACGAGGGCGACACAAATCAAACAGCAGAGCTATGCGACGCTGATACAGTGGAGTCGTCGTTGCCTCCTGACAGCAGACAAAAGAGATTAGCGGACTTGCAAGCGGAGCGCGCGGCTTGCGATCCCTTGAGGTTACAAGCAATCAAG GTGCGCTGTGAAAAAGTCGTTCATTCCTGCATTGCTACTCTCCTGTTGCATCTAACACAACACCAGTTTACGGAATTAGAAG AGGAGATGCAGCGAGCGGTGTGCTGGTACCTGAGCTGCGACCGGTACTGGGAGGAGGCGGCACCCGCCGCGCGGGCCTTCCCCTGGCCGCTGTTGCTGGCGCTGGCCACCGGCCTGGCACTCGCTCTCTGCATGTGCTACTACATCATATGGATCGTCTTCGA TTCTGAGGAGGGCAGCGTGGCGGGCAGCGCGTCGGTGTCTCTGACGACGCATTCGTCGCCGACGCGCGGCGAGCGGTTGGCGGCCGAAGAAGCACTGGATGAGGAGCAGGACGACCACTACATCTACGTCACCTATCCCCCCGAGCTGAAGCGCCGCCTGCTCGAGAG ctGCTACAATAGAACAACTCGACTTTGA
- the LOC106713330 gene encoding uncharacterized protein LOC106713330 encodes MTNSIVGRLAAVRFRYKLLLAAISSGSFLMLILNNSTDIFGDEREVSTIWYSTHRYDPFDSGAGFTIKTEGCTIPDLHPFDESIRKFIEYPTHLKPCKNKDISLLKNNETHIWLAPENIEYPSVTNITCCYKAFYRPLSISDISSADIDDRVKYDECVYFYDYIEVTNEFVKVSCTSHDKVISYEQFYVFAMKKPFLSYKEDSTEAPINQSGYNVLVMGIDAISRLNFYRTMPKTLSYLKKKGAIELFGYNKVGDNTFPNLIPILLGIRDTDLKRTCWPNVRATFDNCPFIWDWFKEAGYFTALGEDSASLGTFNFEKLGFSGTPTDYYIRTFVHEAELRVGNNKDFNSFICMGNKYFYQVLLDYIEDLTKTLKSSKLFGFFWEVTMSHDYLNYPVIMDESYETFLKHLDISKYLEDTILILLSDHGIRWGDIRLTKQGRLEERLPLVHILLPTSFRDNYALAYDNLKLNSRRLTTPFDLYATLSDLVNMDSIKNDKVRHRSSSHYAQDRSISLFLPIPRNRTCSVAGIDDHWCTCLTGRRISTTSKEASAAGAVLVRQLNVMLRPHRQCQRLLLAKILEVTEMEVGKPEDYEVGWREFIVTVRTAPGDGLFEATVRRRSGGWLLAGTVSRLNLYGDQSYCVHDAHLKLYCFCR; translated from the coding sequence atGACGAATAGTATCGTCGGTCGTTTGGCTGCCGTTAGGTTTCGCTACAAATTACTTTTGGCGGCTATTTCCAGCGGCAGTTTTCTGatgctaattttaaataacagtaCTGACATATTTGGGGATGAACGAGAGGTCAGCACTATTTGGTACTCTACCCATCGATATGATCCATTCGATTCTGGCGCGGGATTTACCATTAAAACTGAAGGCTGTACCATTCCAGACTTACATCCATTCGACGAAAGTATACGAAAATTTATCGAATATCCAACACATTTAAAACCTTGCAAAAATAAAGACAtatcattgttaaaaaataacgaaacaCATATTTGGTTAGCGCCTGAAAATATTGAGTACCCCTCTGTTACTAATATAACGTGCTGTTATAAAGCGTTCTATAGGCCTTTATCTATAAGCGACATATCATCCGCTGACATAGACGACAGGGTAAAATATGACGAATGCGTTTACTTCTACGATTACATCGAAGTCACCAATGAATTTGTTAAAGTATCCTGTACCAGCCATGACAAAGTTATATCATATGAACAGTTTTATGTATTTGCGATGAAGAAACCTTTTTTATCGTACAAGGAAGATTCAACCGAAGCACCTATTAATCAATCAGGATACAACGTGTTGGTGATGGGCATAGATGCGATTTCTCGATTAAATTTCTACAGAACAATGCCTAAAACTTTATCGTATTTGAAAAAGAAAGGTGCTATAGAATTATTCGGTTACAATAAAGTTGGAGACAATACATTTCCTAATCTAATACCGATACTTCTCGGTATACGAGACACAGACCTAAAGAGAACATGCTGGCCTAACGTAAGAGCTACATTTGACAATTGCCCTTTTATATGGGACTGGTTTAAAGAGGCTGGATACTTCACCGCACTCGGCGAAGACAGCGCCAGCTTAGGAACATTTAACTTTGAAAAACTGGGGTTTAGTGGCACGCCCACCGATTATTATATACGTACTTTTGTACACGAGGCGGAGCTACGCGTTGGAAATAATAAGGATTTTAACTCATTTATATGCAtgggaaataaatatttttaccaagTTTTACTCGACTATATAGAAGATTTAACGAAAACTTTGaaatcatcaaaattatttggGTTCTTTTGGGAAGTGACTATGAGTcacgattatttaaattacccCGTTATAATGGACGAGAGTTACGAAACATTCTTAAAGCATTTAgacatatcaaaatatttagaagacacaattttaattttactaagcGACCACGGCATACGCTGGGGTGACATCAGGCTCACTAAGCAGGGCCGGCTCGAGGAAAGGTTACCGCTCGTTCACATTCTATTGCCGACCTCCTTCCGCGACAACTACGCCTTGGCTTacgataatttgaaattaaacagCAGGCGTCTCACCACACCTTTTGACTTATACGCAACCCTATCGGATCTCGTTAACATGGATAGTATCAAAAACGATAAAGTAAGACACCGTAGTTCGTCGCACTACGCTCAGGACCGAAGTATTAGTTTATTTCTGCCAATTCCAAGAAATCGAACATGCTCCGTCGCTGGAATCGACGATCACTGGTGCACGTGTCTCACAGGAAGGAGGATATCGACTACGAGCAAGGAGGCATCCGCGGCGGGCGCGGTCTTGGTCCGGCAACTGAATGTGATGCTGCGTCCCCACCGGCAGTGCCAGCGTCTGCTGCTCGCTAAGATATTAGAAGTAACAGAGATGGAAGTGGGGAAGCCAGAAGACTACGAAGTGGGGTGGCGAGAGTTCATAGTGACAGTGCGCACGGCGCCTGGGGACGGTCTGTTTGAGGCGACGGTGCGTCGGCGCAGCGGCGGCTGGTTGCTGGCAGGCACCGTCAGCAGGCTCAACCTGTATGGCGATCAGAGCTACTGCGTGCACGACGCGCACCTCAAGTTATATTGCTTCTGTAGATAA
- the LOC106713329 gene encoding uncharacterized protein LOC106713329 gives MGRTAAGAGGGQGGIKQPAAVNGSSAIRLRYLFLTATVFGGSYVLISLTTYTNTVYVSNEAQFGYSRDLHYQKEQSERYTIRTKGCSIPGLDPYDEHIKEFVKFPRNMKSCPNVNKTLLQNNRTHIWVLEENKAHYNITEDQDFSCCYKAFHRPATIQDIDGTEIDDRVKYQDCIHFDDFIKVTDEFVRVLCYSDGLESYQQFFLFAPHKEFMSHGNKEITGYKRAYNVIVMGIDAVSRMNFHRTMPKTLQFLKSKETVELIGYNKVGDNTFPNLIPLLLGIKESELKTTCLPYDQLTFDNCPFVWEWFKQAGYYTALGEDSSLLGSFNYLRVGFSKTPTDYYLHTFINEAETKSGKVKDFNSYLCMDAKYFFQVLLDYIEDLTITLRSSKLFGFFWEITMSHDYLNYPMIMDSSYELFFKKLERSNYLDDTIVVLLSDHGMRWGDIRSTKQGRLEERLPFVNILLPPSFRETYVSAFNNLRINSRRLTTPFDLHETLNDLVNLEYIEDDKIRSRSNEFYAFKRGISLFLPIPDNRTCEMASIDDHWCTCHKGKKLSKDSSEAIEAATHLVRQLNYLLKDHIQCAKLVLSQLIDVTEMEVGTPSVDEVGWREFMVTVQTTPGNGIFEATLRQSKVEWTLAGTISRLNLYGDQSICIHNYQLKLYCYCQ, from the coding sequence ATGGGTCGGACCGCAGCTGGGGCAGGAGGAGGGCAGGGCGGGATCAAGCAGCCTGCCGCCGTTAACGGAAGCTCAGCCATTCGACTCAGATACCTTTTCCTCACCGCCACCGTCTTCGGAGGAAGCTATGTCCTTATATCTCTCACTACTTACACTAACACCGTATACGTCAGCAACGAGGCTCAATTCGGCTACTCGAGGGACTTACATTATCAAAAAGAACAAAGTGAGAGATACACGATAAGAACTAAAGGCTGCAGTATACCAGGCCTCGACCCCTACGATGAACATATCAAAGAATTTGTAAAATTCCCCCGGAATATGAAGTCATGTCCTAACGtcaataaaactttgttacaaaataacagGACGCATATTTGGGTGTTGGAAGAAAATAAGGCACATTACAATATTACTGAAGATCAAGATTTCTCTTGTTGCTACAAAGCATTTCATCGGCCTGCGACTATACAAGATATCGACGGTACAGAAATAGACGATCGTGTCAAGTATCAAGATTGTATTCATTTTGACGACTTCATAAAAGTGACTGACGAATTTGTGCGAGTTTTGTGTTATTCCGATGGGTTGGAAAGctatcaacaattttttttatttgcaccaCACAAAGAATTTATGTCACACGGTAACAAAGAAATAACGGGTTACAAGCGAGCATATAATGTAATAGTCATGGGCATAGATGCAGTTTCGAGGATGAACTTTCACAGGACGATGCCTAAAACATTACAGTTTTTGAAGAGCAAAGAAACTGTTGAGTTGATTGGATATAACAAAGTTGGCGATAATACGTTTCCAAATCTAATACCTCTGCTTCTCGGAATCAAAGAAAGTGAATTGAAAACAACGTGTCTGCCTTATGATCAACTGACATTTGACAACTGCCCGTTTGTGTGGGAGTGGTTCAAGCAGGCGGGGTACTACACGGCGCTCGGCGAGGACTCCTCGCTGTTGGGCAGCTTCAATTACTTGAGGGTAGGCTTCAGCAAAACTCCCACGGATTATTATCTCCATACCTTTATAAATGAAGCCGAAACAAAATCTGGAAAAGTCAAAGATTTTAATTCGTACCTTTGCATGGAtgcaaagtatttttttcaagttttgtTAGACTACATAGAGGATTTAACGATAACTCTAAGATCATCGAAATTATTTGGATTTTTCTGGGAAATAACTATGAGCCATGATTATCTTAATTATCCAATGATAATGGACTCCagttatgaattattttttaagaaactgGAAAGATCCAACTATTTAGATGATACAATTGTTGTACTTTTAAGTGATCATGGAATGAGATGGGGCGATATCAGGTCGACAAAGCAAGGACGATTAGAGGAAAGATTGccatttgtaaacattttgttgCCACCATCATTTCGAGAAACATACGTTTCGGCGTTTAACAACCTGCGAATAAATAGTCGACGACTGACCACACCGTTTGACTTACACGAAACATTAAACGATCTCGTAAATTTAGAATACATTGAAGATGATAAAATAAGATCTCGAAGTAACGAATTCTATGCTTTTAAGAGAggtattagtttatttttaccgATACCGGATAACAGAACTTGTGAAATGGCAAGTATCGACGATCATTGGTGTACATGTCATAAGGGTAAAAAGTTATCCAAGGACAGCAGCGAAGCAATTGAAGCAGCAACTCATTTAGTGCGTCAGTTGAATTATCTTCTAAAAGATCATATTCAATGTGCTAAACTAGTTCTCTCACAGTTAATCGATGTTACGGAAATGGAAGTAGGAACTCCAAGTGTTGATGAAGTAGGTTGGCGAGAATTTATGGTGACAGTTCAGACCACTCCCGGTAATGGAATATTTGAAGCGACACTCCGACAAAGTAAAGTCGAATGGACACTCGCCGGTACTATCAGCAGACTAAATCTTTACGGTGATCAAAGTATATGCATACATAACTATCAACTCAAATTATATTGCTATTGTCAATAA
- the LOC106713306 gene encoding uncharacterized protein C18orf19 homolog A isoform X2 yields the protein MALAFRILYRNSRYINDTIIPARWCYKTSNPARILASGICYQKNTGVVKSLNRRHEINLKAPLRSCSTQSNDAKPPTEPKKGLVQKFKEMYRDYWYVVLPVHMTTSAVWFGSFYYAVRSGVDVIGLLESLNISEKLLSPLKESSAGYFALAFALYKLVTPLRYAVTVGGTTFAIKKLQALGWIRPVPSRERIKEMIQEKKENLQDRLHESKQHYQSQMREKGSQVMEEMKSKFRPKE from the exons atggcTCTTGCTTTTAGAATTTTGTATAGAAACAGTCGATATATTAACGACACAATTATACCTGCGAGATGGTGTTACAAAACGTCGAATCCTGCTCGAATCTTGGCTAGTGGTATTTGTTATCAAAAAAACACTGGTGTggtaaaatcattaaatagaAGACAtgagattaatttaaaagcacCATTACGGTCATGTAGCACACAGAGCAATGATGCAAAACCGCCCACAGAACCAAAAAAAGGGCTAGTCCAAAAGTTTAAGGAAATGTATAGAGACTATTGGTATGTAGTTTTACCTGTGCATATGACTACATCAGCCGTATGGTTTGGAAGTTTCTACTACGCAGTACGAAG tgGTGTTGATGTGATTGGTTTACTGGAAAGTTTAAATATCAGTGAAAAATTATTGTCACCATTAAAGGAGTCAAGTGCAGGTTATTTTGCACTTGCGTTTGCACTTTATAAATTGGTCACACCACTGCGATATGCAGTCACAGttg GTGGGACTacttttgcaataaaaaaattgcaagcaCTGGGCTGGATAAGACCTGTGCCTTCAAGAGAacgaataaaagaaatgattcaagaaaaaaaagaaaacctaCAAGATCGCTTACATGAAAGTAAACAACATTATCAGAGTCAAATGAGAGAGAAGGGTTCTCAGGTTATGGAAGAAATGAAAAG caagtTTAGACCAAAAGAATAA
- the LOC106713306 gene encoding uncharacterized protein C18orf19 homolog A isoform X1 — protein MALAFRILYRNSRYINDTIIPARWCYKTSNPARILASGICYQKNTGVVKSLNRRHEINLKAPLRSCSTQSNDAKPPTEPKKGLVQKFKEMYRDYWYVVLPVHMTTSAVWFGSFYYAVRSGVDVIGLLESLNISEKLLSPLKESSAGYFALAFALYKLVTPLRYAVTVGGTTFAIKKLQALGWIRPVPSRERIKEMIQEKKENLQDRLHESKQHYQSQMREKGSQVMEEMKRYKTEMHNIKNKVKKM, from the exons atggcTCTTGCTTTTAGAATTTTGTATAGAAACAGTCGATATATTAACGACACAATTATACCTGCGAGATGGTGTTACAAAACGTCGAATCCTGCTCGAATCTTGGCTAGTGGTATTTGTTATCAAAAAAACACTGGTGTggtaaaatcattaaatagaAGACAtgagattaatttaaaagcacCATTACGGTCATGTAGCACACAGAGCAATGATGCAAAACCGCCCACAGAACCAAAAAAAGGGCTAGTCCAAAAGTTTAAGGAAATGTATAGAGACTATTGGTATGTAGTTTTACCTGTGCATATGACTACATCAGCCGTATGGTTTGGAAGTTTCTACTACGCAGTACGAAG tgGTGTTGATGTGATTGGTTTACTGGAAAGTTTAAATATCAGTGAAAAATTATTGTCACCATTAAAGGAGTCAAGTGCAGGTTATTTTGCACTTGCGTTTGCACTTTATAAATTGGTCACACCACTGCGATATGCAGTCACAGttg GTGGGACTacttttgcaataaaaaaattgcaagcaCTGGGCTGGATAAGACCTGTGCCTTCAAGAGAacgaataaaagaaatgattcaagaaaaaaaagaaaacctaCAAGATCGCTTACATGAAAGTAAACAACATTATCAGAGTCAAATGAGAGAGAAGGGTTCTCAGGTTATGGAAGAAATGAAAAGGTACAAAACTGAAATGCACAACATTAAGAACAAAGTTAAGAagatgtaa
- the LOC106713320 gene encoding LIM domain-containing protein jub encodes MDSSRRSNAEEQRCILGLQDLKISNKTENDTEQAHSAPANISAVGKARPVGAIESFTLDSAPTNREDYSFYERSNVIAASKFATPKRVETIASLSKCDINTTALPVSPTRSVDSVSQRSLSYQTEDLYEIPGNTNPQYPPPVYENIDYYGEQRSPQPPYYHQIYQQGPPPPVSDGYYDTRYSKAQPQVPVSSKSKLNPIVYENMLCSDNDKKTEYKAQPAQDQQFVQQGSIPGPQVPNSNLNRTMLHMTNDKTKVEKAPPPSYNKAQNNHSGDYTIMKSAPPKYTDVSALLKSDNTVSFDDKVVTIPSTAIYASIAPSAQRPKANIATEVQTLTPAPKFFHPKPNIGNGLGKDKAPVLAPVNEGYIKTPLNSRMQIVDDTNGSDYVCMTGGSSAAAVAAATRDNVSLASESIGSRNLASGLTSLCSPAQSPAPSPTPSSVSQVSAGSRGSGGRGKSLLPYSITPPRPPGPSEAQRKIEELTRQLEEEMERQDEDGEYFGICHTCRGGVTGAGQACQAMGNLYHTNCFICCSCGRALRGKAFYNVHGKVYCEEDYLYSGFQQTAEKCAICGHLIMEMILQAMGKSYHPGCFRCCICNECLDGVPFTVDVDNKIYCVNDYHRMFAPKCASCGKGITPVEGTDETVRVVSMDRDFHVDCYMCCVCGMQLTDEPDKRCYPLAGKLMCRACHLATIGAATGPGMPPAPHLSPASYKYMG; translated from the exons atggatTCTTCACGAAGAAGCAACGCTGAAGAACAACGATGTATTCTTGGATtgcaagatttaaaaatatctaacaaaACTGAGAACGATACTGAGCAAGCGCATAGTGCTCCTGCCAATATAAGTGCTGTTGGTAAAGCCAGGCCTGTAGGAGCTATTGAGAGTTTTACTTTGGACAGCGCCCCAACAAATCGCGAGGACTATAGTTTTTACGAACGTTCCAATGTTATAGCAGCCTCAAAATTCGCAACACCGAAACGTGTTGAAACAATAGCTTCATTAAGTAAATGTGATATTAATACAACGGCTCTACCTGTAAGTCCAACGAGATCGGTTGATAGTGTTTCTCAGAGGTCGTTGAGTTATCAAACTGAAGATTTGTATGAAATACCTGGAAATACCAATCCGCAATATCCTCCGCcagtttatgaaaatatagattattacGGCGAACAGCGGTCACCCCAGCCACCTTATTACCATCAGATATACCAACAGGGTCCCCCACCCCCTGTTTCGGATGGATATTATGACACAAGGTACAGTAAAGCTCAACCACAGGTACCAGTGAGCTCAAAGTCTAAATTAAACCCAATTGTTTATGAAAACATGCTTTGTTcagataatgataaaaaaactgaatacaAGGCTCAACCAGCTCAAGACCAGCAATTTGTTCAACAGGGATCCATTCCTGGACCCCAAGTAcctaatagtaatttaaacagAACTATGTTACATATGACTAATGACAAGACAAAGGTTGAAAAAGCACCTCCTCCTTCTTATAATAAAGCTCAAAACAATCACAGTGGTGATTACACTATAATGAAGTCTGCTCCACCAAAGTACACAGATGTCAGTGCCCTTTTGAAAAGTGATAATACGGTGAGTTTTGATGACAAAGTGGTTACCATACCATCAACAGCTATATATGCCTCAATTGCACCTAGTGCACAAAGACCCAAAGCAAATATTGCCACAGAAGTACAAACATTAACACCTGCCCCAAAATTCTTTCATCCTAAGCCCAACATTGGGAATGGACTGGGAAAAGATAAAGCACCTGTTCTAGCACCAGTTAATGAAGGATATATAAAGACTCCTCTCAATAGCAGGATGCAAATTGTTGATGATACTAACGGCTCTGATTATGTTTGTATGACTGGTGGATCCTCAGCGGCGGCTGTGGCTGCAGCTACAAGGGATAATGTTTCACTTGCATCTGAGTCAATTGGATCTAGAAATTTGGCATCTGGGCTGACATCACTTTGTTCTCCAGCACAATCTCCAGCTCCTAGTCCTACTCCAAGTTCAGTTTCTCAGGTGTCAGCCGGTTCAAGAGGTTCTGGTGGAAGAGGAAAAAGTCTTCTGCCTTACAGTATTACTCCACCTCGGCCTCCTGGCCCTAGTGAAGCCCAGCGGAAAATTGAAGAGCTCACTAGACAGCTTGAAGAAGAAATGGAAAGACAGGATGAAGATGGTGAATATTTTG GTATTTGTCACACATGCCGTGGTGGTGTGACAGGGGCAGGACAAGCATGCCAGGCAATGGGCAACCTGTACCACACCAACTGCTTCATTTGCTGCTCCTGTGGCCGTGCATTGCGCGGCAAAGCTTTTTACAATGTTCATGGGAAAGTTTATTGTGAAGAAGATTACTTG TATTCCGGCTTCCAACAAACTGCTGAAAAATGTGCAATCTGTGGGCATTTGATCATGGAAATG ATATTACAAGCCATGGGCAAGTCTTACCACCCTGGCTGCTTCCGTTGCTGTATATGTaatgaatgtttggatggagtACCATTCACAGTGGATGTGGACAACAAAATCTATTGTGTGAATGACTATCATCGCATGTTTGCACCGAAATGTGCAAGCTGTGGCAAAG GTATCACTCCAGTGGAAGGCACAGATGAGACAGTGCGAGTAGTATCAATGGACCGAGACTTCCATGTAGACTGCTATATGTGCTGTGTGTGCGGCATGCAGCTCACTGATGAACCAGATAAACGCTGTTATCCACTAGCAG GAAAGTTGATGTGTCGCGCCTGTCACTTGGCCACTATCGGCGCGGCCACGGGCCCCGGGATGCCTCCAGCGCCTCACTTGTCTCCAGCCTCATATAAATACATGGGTTAA